One window of Paenibacillus albicereus genomic DNA carries:
- a CDS encoding spore germination protein GerPE, whose amino-acid sequence MIDSDASIRTSYIGSAELISIGLASVIQFGDTGSVNARVTGLAVQRQLDHRAGGEVDFAGYSLFVKPFNLVEEESAEAADVRTIRSNPCPAIQVGCVNVIAYSSASVLLGGNAVEVNLESRLKHFRQFAYALTASTEPTPEAAALIQSTETSGA is encoded by the coding sequence ATGATCGATTCCGACGCTTCGATCCGCACGTCGTACATCGGCTCCGCCGAGCTCATCAGCATCGGCCTCGCCTCGGTCATCCAGTTCGGCGACACCGGCAGCGTCAACGCCCGCGTCACCGGACTGGCGGTCCAGCGGCAGCTCGACCATCGGGCCGGCGGCGAGGTGGACTTCGCCGGCTATTCCTTGTTCGTCAAGCCGTTCAACCTCGTCGAGGAGGAATCCGCCGAGGCGGCGGACGTCCGTACGATCCGCTCCAACCCTTGCCCGGCCATCCAGGTCGGCTGCGTGAACGTGATCGCCTACAGCTCCGCCTCCGTTCTGCTCGGGGGCAACGCCGTCGAGGTCAATCTCGAGTCGAGGCTCAAGCATTTCCGGCAGTTCGCCTACGCTCTCACGGCCAGCACGGAGCCTACGCCCGAGGCGGCCGCGCTTATCCAATCGACCGAGACGTCCGGCGCCTGA
- a CDS encoding disulfide oxidoreductase, with translation MAEPNDEAKFDKQDEEDAYGYAEDEPEGLWERYRFYCAWVVALVATLGSLYLSEIAGYMPCDLCWYQRIFMYPLAVLLGIAAYRGDRQIGVYALPLAWIGIGISFYHNLLQWFPSLSGIVPCKSGVPCNQDYLNWFGFITIPLMALTAFALILILLHVKGRRR, from the coding sequence ATGGCCGAACCGAACGACGAGGCGAAGTTCGACAAGCAAGACGAGGAAGATGCCTACGGCTATGCCGAGGACGAGCCTGAAGGACTGTGGGAGCGCTACCGGTTCTATTGCGCCTGGGTCGTCGCGCTCGTCGCGACGCTCGGGAGCCTTTATCTGAGCGAGATCGCCGGATACATGCCATGCGACTTGTGCTGGTATCAGCGCATCTTCATGTATCCGCTGGCGGTGCTGCTCGGCATCGCGGCCTATCGGGGCGACAGGCAGATCGGCGTTTATGCGCTGCCGCTCGCTTGGATCGGCATCGGGATCTCCTTTTACCACAACCTGCTTCAATGGTTCCCGTCGCTGTCGGGCATCGTGCCGTGCAAGTCCGGCGTGCCGTGCAATCAGGATTACTTGAACTGGTTCGGCTTCATCACGATTCCGCTGATGGCGCTGACCGCCTTCGCCCTCATCCTGATCCTGCTCCATGTGAAGGGACGCCGCCGGTAG
- a CDS encoding sporulation protein YjcZ produces the protein MGYAVEGVGAGYGAYGCGGLGTTTGVILVLFILLVIITRAFFI, from the coding sequence ATGGGTTATGCGGTTGAAGGCGTTGGAGCAGGTTACGGAGCTTACGGTTGCGGCGGTCTCGGCACGACAACGGGCGTCATCCTCGTCCTTTTCATCCTGCTGGTCATCATCACCCGCGCCTTTTTCATCTAA
- the glgD gene encoding glucose-1-phosphate adenylyltransferase subunit GlgD, translated as MINKAMGVVNLIHETDELESLTATRCPATVPFGARYRLIDFILSSMVNSGISKVAVFAHTKYRSLMDHLGSGRPWDLHTRQSGLFVLPPSSDQIHELSRGDLYHFYQHRDYFQRCKLEYVVVTRSHMVCNVDLDAVIDYHESQQADITVICKRQADLLGGKTRKVELGEGGRVKGMQDHFGNMDSDVHSMEIYIMKKDLLMDLVQTSLAQGQDHLVRHAILSRIDRLRIFGYLYEGYLGVVNTVEAYYRTSMDLLRPEAWRELFFQPGPIFTKTKDEPPTRYLEGAKTGNSLIANGCKIEGTVINSVLFRGVQVGKGAVIRNSIVMQNGVIGDGTQLDRVILDKESHVEAHRDIRGTEGLPFLAGKRKTI; from the coding sequence ATGATCAACAAAGCGATGGGCGTCGTCAACCTGATCCACGAGACCGACGAGCTGGAAAGCCTGACCGCCACCCGCTGCCCGGCGACCGTGCCGTTCGGCGCTCGCTACCGGCTGATCGATTTCATCCTCTCCAGCATGGTGAATTCCGGCATCTCCAAGGTGGCGGTATTCGCTCATACGAAGTATCGCTCGCTCATGGACCATCTCGGCTCCGGCCGTCCATGGGACCTGCATACGCGCCAGAGCGGATTGTTCGTGCTGCCGCCGTCGTCCGATCAGATCCATGAGCTGAGCCGAGGCGACCTGTACCATTTTTACCAGCATCGGGACTACTTCCAGCGCTGCAAGCTCGAATACGTCGTCGTGACCCGGAGCCATATGGTGTGCAACGTCGACCTGGATGCCGTCATCGACTATCACGAGAGCCAGCAAGCCGACATTACGGTCATCTGCAAGCGGCAGGCCGACCTGCTCGGCGGCAAGACGCGCAAGGTGGAGCTCGGCGAAGGCGGACGGGTCAAGGGCATGCAGGACCACTTCGGCAACATGGATTCCGACGTGCATTCCATGGAAATCTACATCATGAAAAAGGACCTGCTCATGGATCTGGTGCAGACGTCGCTGGCCCAGGGGCAGGATCATCTCGTCCGGCATGCGATCCTGTCGCGGATCGACCGGCTGCGCATCTTCGGCTATTTGTACGAGGGCTATCTCGGCGTCGTCAATACGGTCGAGGCCTACTACCGGACCAGCATGGACCTGCTGCGTCCGGAGGCATGGCGCGAGCTGTTCTTCCAGCCGGGCCCGATCTTCACCAAGACCAAGGACGAGCCGCCGACCCGCTACCTCGAAGGGGCGAAGACCGGCAACTCGCTCATCGCCAACGGCTGCAAGATCGAGGGCACGGTCATCAACAGCGTCCTGTTCCGCGGCGTGCAGGTCGGCAAGGGCGCGGTCATCCGCAACAGCATCGTCATGCAGAACGGCGTCATCGGCGACGGCACGCAGCTCGACCGCGTCATTCTCGACAAGGAAAGCCACGTCGAGGCGCATCGCGATATCCGCGGCACGGAGGGGCTGCCCTTCCTGGCGGGCAAGAGAAAGACCATCTGA
- the glgA gene encoding glycogen synthase GlgA, producing MNVLFATSEAVPLAKSGGLADVAGALPKALRQAGTEARVILPKYDTIPWTLLQRFRKIDEFSVQLGWRTQYVGLLEGEVDGVVYYLIDNEFYFHRGGLYGYGDDPERFIFFSIAVLEAVRRMDIAWDVLHCHDWQTALIPFLLKRRYFADERLSSIRTMFTIHNLRYQGVFGKQEMMDLIGMGPEIFAWDGLEHDGAANCMKGGLLYADKLTTVSPTYAEEIKTEYYGEGLDGILRVRAGDLAGIVNGIDTELFDPMNDEAIAVPYLDSLARKRQNKLALQKELGLPQREDVPVIGIVSRFVEQKGFDLIDGVFGELLEEDVQLAVLGSGEWAYEQMFRSASHTRYDKISLWAGFNDGLARRIYAGSDMYLMPSQFEPCGLSQLLALRYRSVPIVRETGGLKDTVQPYNEYTGEGNGFSFASYNAHDMLFTIRRALHFYREPAAWEAIVRNGAGADYSWNRSARSYISLYEQLAPERKEKDSWPVTS from the coding sequence ATGAATGTCCTATTCGCGACATCGGAAGCGGTGCCGCTCGCCAAGTCCGGCGGCCTCGCCGACGTCGCCGGAGCGCTGCCCAAGGCGCTGCGGCAGGCGGGCACGGAGGCGCGCGTCATCCTGCCCAAGTACGACACGATCCCTTGGACGCTGCTTCAGCGCTTCCGCAAGATCGACGAGTTCTCGGTGCAGCTCGGCTGGAGGACGCAGTACGTCGGCTTGCTGGAAGGCGAGGTGGACGGCGTCGTCTACTATCTGATCGACAACGAGTTCTATTTCCACCGCGGAGGCTTGTACGGCTACGGCGACGATCCCGAACGGTTCATCTTCTTCAGCATCGCCGTGCTGGAGGCGGTCCGGCGCATGGATATCGCCTGGGATGTCCTCCATTGCCATGACTGGCAGACCGCGCTCATTCCGTTCCTGCTCAAGCGCCGGTATTTCGCCGATGAGCGGCTCTCGTCCATCCGGACGATGTTCACCATCCACAACCTGCGGTATCAAGGCGTCTTCGGCAAGCAAGAGATGATGGACCTGATCGGCATGGGACCGGAAATCTTCGCTTGGGACGGTCTGGAGCATGACGGGGCGGCCAACTGCATGAAAGGCGGCTTGCTGTACGCCGACAAGCTGACGACCGTCAGCCCCACTTACGCCGAGGAGATCAAGACCGAGTACTACGGAGAAGGGCTGGACGGCATCCTGCGCGTGCGGGCCGGCGACCTGGCCGGCATCGTCAACGGCATCGATACGGAGCTGTTCGATCCGATGAACGACGAGGCGATCGCCGTCCCGTATCTGGACTCGCTGGCGCGCAAGCGCCAGAACAAGCTCGCGCTTCAAAAGGAGCTCGGCCTGCCCCAGCGAGAGGACGTGCCGGTCATCGGCATCGTCTCGCGCTTCGTCGAGCAGAAGGGCTTCGACCTGATCGACGGCGTGTTCGGCGAGCTGCTGGAGGAGGACGTGCAGCTGGCCGTGCTCGGCTCCGGCGAATGGGCCTATGAACAGATGTTCCGCTCGGCTTCCCATACGCGGTACGACAAGATCAGCCTCTGGGCCGGCTTCAACGACGGGCTCGCCCGCCGCATCTACGCCGGTTCGGACATGTATCTGATGCCGTCTCAGTTCGAGCCGTGCGGACTCAGCCAGCTGCTCGCGCTCCGCTACCGGAGCGTGCCGATCGTCCGCGAGACCGGCGGGCTCAAGGACACCGTCCAGCCTTACAACGAATATACTGGCGAAGGAAACGGATTCAGCTTCGCCAGCTACAACGCGCATGACATGCTGTTCACGATCCGCCGAGCGCTCCATTTCTACCGCGAGCCTGCCGCCTGGGAGGCGATCGTGCGCAATGGAGCCGGGGCCGACTATAGCTGGAACCGTTCCGCCCGATCCTACATCAGCCTGTACGAACAACTCGCGCCTGAGCGGAAGGAGAAGGATTCATGGCCCGTCACCTCGTAA
- a CDS encoding glucose-1-phosphate adenylyltransferase produces MGQKEMIAMLLAGGEGKRLGVLTKDLAKPAVHFGGKYRIIDFTLSNCMHSGIDTVGVLTQYQPLVLNRYLGIGSPWGLDRSDGGMAVLPPYVKSKGGDWYKGTANAIYQNMGFIDRYEPEYVLIISGDHIYKMDYEKMLEHHKSTGADVTVAGLKVDIKEASRFGTMILGEGTRIADFEEKPKHPVSDVVSMGVYIFNWKVLQKYLIRDEADRKSSHDFGKDIIPAMLEDDISLHMYPFKGYWKDVGTIESLWEAHMDLLGCEPQLDLGDDDWRIYSTRHNRPAHYVSPAASIRESMITEGCVVEGEVSRSVLFSGVEIGEGCHISESVVMPGAIIGAGCKVYRTIVGENAVLEAGVVLGSPEGTEIGVVGSDEKIARNHSLQEVQQP; encoded by the coding sequence ATGGGCCAAAAAGAAATGATCGCCATGCTGCTAGCCGGGGGAGAAGGAAAGCGCCTCGGCGTCCTCACGAAGGATTTGGCCAAGCCGGCCGTCCATTTCGGAGGCAAATACCGGATCATCGACTTTACCCTGAGCAACTGCATGCACTCGGGCATCGACACCGTCGGCGTCCTGACCCAGTACCAGCCTCTCGTCCTGAACCGGTATTTGGGCATCGGCAGCCCTTGGGGCCTCGACCGCAGCGACGGCGGCATGGCCGTGCTCCCGCCCTATGTCAAGTCCAAAGGCGGCGACTGGTATAAAGGAACCGCCAACGCCATCTATCAGAACATGGGCTTCATCGACCGCTATGAACCGGAATACGTGCTCATCATCTCCGGCGACCACATCTACAAGATGGATTATGAAAAGATGCTGGAGCATCATAAATCGACCGGCGCGGACGTGACCGTCGCCGGCTTGAAAGTCGACATCAAGGAAGCGAGCCGCTTCGGCACGATGATTCTTGGCGAAGGCACCCGCATCGCCGACTTCGAAGAGAAGCCGAAGCATCCGGTGAGCGATGTCGTTTCGATGGGGGTCTACATCTTCAACTGGAAAGTGCTGCAGAAATATCTGATCCGCGACGAAGCCGACCGCAAGTCGTCGCATGACTTCGGCAAGGACATCATCCCGGCGATGCTCGAGGACGACATCAGCTTGCACATGTACCCGTTCAAGGGGTATTGGAAGGACGTCGGCACGATCGAGAGCCTGTGGGAAGCCCACATGGACCTGCTCGGCTGCGAGCCGCAGCTCGACCTCGGCGACGACGACTGGCGCATCTATTCGACCCGCCACAATCGTCCGGCCCATTATGTGTCTCCGGCCGCCTCGATTCGCGAGTCGATGATTACGGAAGGCTGCGTCGTCGAAGGCGAGGTATCCCGCTCGGTGCTGTTCAGCGGCGTCGAGATCGGCGAGGGGTGCCATATCTCCGAGTCCGTCGTCATGCCCGGCGCGATCATCGGCGCGGGCTGCAAGGTGTACCGCACGATCGTAGGCGAGAACGCCGTGCTCGAGGCGGGCGTCGTGCTCGGCTCGCCGGAAGGAACGGAGATCGGCGTCGTCGGCAGCGACGAGAAGATCGCCCGCAACCATTCGCTCCAGGAGGTGCAGCAGCCATGA
- a CDS encoding DsbA family protein, whose protein sequence is MSQSKSSKKKKNVYVPPAKQKKGNGALIWLTIAIAFIAVVIILGINNSSKPHAFDYKELPRLGAEDAKVKLVEFGDYKCPSCKVFSEQIKPLLVKDYIETGKAALYFANYAFLGPDSVTAAVAAHSVYLQDPEQFWAYNDAIYANQGDENTVWATPERLVQIAKDAKLDIDFDKLLSDINAGVGSDKVAEESRLAETTLKVGGTPSLFVDGEQLKFNNYDDIKKAIDEKLGSDK, encoded by the coding sequence TTGAGCCAATCGAAAAGCAGCAAAAAGAAAAAGAACGTCTATGTGCCTCCGGCCAAGCAGAAGAAGGGCAACGGAGCTCTCATCTGGCTGACGATCGCCATCGCGTTCATCGCCGTCGTCATCATTCTCGGCATCAACAATTCGTCCAAGCCCCATGCCTTTGATTACAAAGAGCTTCCGCGCCTCGGCGCCGAGGACGCCAAGGTCAAGCTCGTCGAGTTCGGCGACTACAAATGTCCGAGCTGCAAGGTGTTTTCCGAGCAGATCAAGCCGCTGCTCGTCAAGGATTACATCGAGACCGGCAAGGCCGCGCTTTACTTCGCCAACTATGCCTTTCTCGGTCCGGATTCGGTGACGGCGGCCGTCGCGGCCCACTCCGTCTACCTGCAGGATCCCGAGCAGTTCTGGGCCTACAATGATGCGATCTATGCGAACCAGGGGGATGAAAACACCGTCTGGGCGACGCCCGAGCGGCTCGTGCAGATCGCCAAGGACGCCAAGCTCGACATCGATTTCGACAAGCTGCTGAGCGACATCAATGCCGGTGTCGGCTCCGACAAGGTCGCCGAGGAGAGCCGGCTCGCCGAGACGACGCTCAAGGTCGGCGGCACGCCTTCGCTCTTCGTGGATGGCGAGCAGCTCAAGTTCAACAATTATGACGACATCAAGAAGGCGATCGACGAAAAGCTCGGTTCGGATAAGTAA
- a CDS encoding transcriptional regulator has product MPNFQTVYDEWLQAEIRNESGPRRRELLEKGLGHGTVAFLRQIWFPAMRSLTHLHPEWEVRDASNGYRYIDLAYLPGGGAKGGIEIQGFGPHARDLDVRRFKDLSWRHSMLAIDDWLFIPVAYLSIVEEPKRCQQLVLSFVGKFVAGEGAGSLTAMEAETVRYARRMFRPFTPSELMVHLNVSATYARRILHRLVELGRLKPVGGNKRYRSYALPDWNPLP; this is encoded by the coding sequence ATGCCAAACTTTCAAACCGTCTATGACGAATGGCTGCAAGCCGAGATTCGGAACGAGTCCGGACCGCGCCGCCGGGAGCTGCTGGAAAAAGGCCTCGGACACGGCACGGTCGCTTTCCTGCGGCAGATCTGGTTCCCCGCCATGCGCAGCTTGACTCATCTTCATCCGGAATGGGAAGTCCGGGACGCGTCGAATGGATACCGTTACATTGACCTGGCTTACCTGCCGGGCGGCGGCGCGAAAGGGGGCATCGAAATCCAGGGCTTCGGCCCTCATGCCCGCGACCTCGACGTGCGGCGCTTCAAAGACCTCAGCTGGAGGCACTCCATGCTGGCGATCGACGATTGGCTGTTCATTCCCGTCGCTTATCTGTCCATCGTGGAGGAGCCGAAGCGCTGCCAGCAGCTGGTGCTTTCCTTCGTGGGCAAGTTCGTCGCTGGGGAAGGCGCCGGCTCGCTTACGGCGATGGAGGCGGAGACGGTCCGCTACGCCAGGCGGATGTTTCGGCCTTTCACGCCATCCGAGCTGATGGTTCATCTGAACGTGAGCGCCACCTACGCCAGGCGGATCCTGCATCGCTTGGTCGAACTCGGGCGCCTGAAGCCGGTCGGAGGAAACAAGCGGTATCGATCCTATGCTCTTCCGGACTGGAATCCGCTGCCGTAA
- a CDS encoding glycoside hydrolase family 15 protein, which produces MARHLVIGNGKMLLNLDQNCYIRDIYYPYVGQLNHVGGQYCRLGLWTEGQFSWLEDPAWSKELGYIEDSLVTDVTARHGGLGVELQMNDGIHQRECIYLKRVVIRNHADREREFRLFFHQDLMIDGTEVGDTAAYYPDNHTLFHYKRSSYFMFNGFSDEGGMSQYSTGIKRFHSAEGTWRDAEDGELMGNAIAQGSVDSTIGFRAVVPAGGEKTVYYWMSIGKSLEEVKKLNDYVQDQHPEKLLSRIVVYWNHWLGRAEKDLGDLPPEVARMFRHSLLLVRTQTDERGAIIAANDTDILQYNRDHYSYMWPRDGALVADAMSLAGYQSVIAPFFHFCSEALTPDGYLNHKFNPDGTVGSSWHPYTVQGTKRLPIQEDETALVLFALWRDFQRHQVIELPQSLYSNLIRKSAAFLSSYMEHSLSLPKPSYDLWEERYGIWTYTAASVYGGLMAASFFTDLFGDYERSDHYKRTAEEVKQGILTQLWDEASGRFARGLVQKDGGWVKDMTLESSLFAVLEFGVLPADDERVVRTMTAIRDGLAVRTDVGGIARYTNDYYFQQSGEIDRVPGNPWIICTLWVANFEIDSARSLADLEAPKRTLEWVVRTALESGVLPEQLNPHDGTPLSVAPLTWSHATFVQSVSKYAAKYKELL; this is translated from the coding sequence ATGGCCCGTCACCTCGTAATCGGAAACGGCAAGATGCTGCTCAACCTGGATCAGAACTGCTACATCCGCGACATCTACTATCCGTACGTCGGCCAGCTCAACCACGTCGGCGGCCAGTATTGCCGCCTCGGCCTCTGGACCGAAGGCCAGTTCAGCTGGCTGGAGGACCCGGCGTGGTCGAAGGAGCTCGGCTATATCGAGGATTCCCTCGTCACCGACGTCACGGCGCGGCATGGCGGACTCGGCGTCGAGCTGCAGATGAACGACGGCATCCATCAGCGCGAATGCATCTACCTGAAGCGCGTCGTCATCCGCAACCACGCCGACCGGGAACGGGAATTCCGCCTGTTCTTCCATCAGGACCTCATGATCGACGGCACGGAAGTGGGCGATACCGCCGCCTACTATCCCGACAACCATACGCTGTTCCATTACAAGCGCTCGTCCTACTTCATGTTCAACGGCTTCTCCGACGAGGGCGGCATGTCCCAGTACTCTACGGGCATCAAGCGGTTCCACTCCGCCGAAGGCACTTGGCGCGACGCCGAAGACGGCGAGCTGATGGGCAACGCGATCGCCCAGGGCTCGGTCGACAGCACGATCGGCTTCCGAGCCGTCGTGCCGGCCGGCGGAGAGAAGACGGTCTACTACTGGATGTCGATCGGCAAGAGCCTCGAGGAGGTCAAGAAGCTCAACGACTACGTCCAGGACCAGCATCCGGAGAAGCTGCTGAGCCGCATCGTCGTCTACTGGAACCACTGGCTGGGCCGCGCGGAAAAGGATCTGGGCGACCTGCCTCCGGAAGTCGCCCGCATGTTCCGGCACAGCCTGCTGCTCGTGCGCACGCAGACGGACGAGCGCGGCGCGATCATCGCGGCCAACGACACGGACATCCTGCAGTACAACCGCGACCACTACAGCTACATGTGGCCGCGCGACGGAGCGCTCGTCGCCGACGCGATGTCGCTCGCAGGCTATCAGAGCGTCATCGCGCCGTTTTTCCACTTCTGCTCGGAGGCGCTGACGCCGGACGGCTACCTGAACCACAAGTTCAATCCGGACGGCACGGTCGGATCGAGCTGGCATCCGTATACGGTGCAGGGAACGAAGCGGCTGCCGATCCAGGAGGACGAGACGGCGCTCGTGCTGTTCGCGCTGTGGAGGGACTTCCAGCGGCATCAGGTGATCGAGCTTCCCCAGTCGCTGTACAGCAATCTGATCCGCAAGTCGGCCGCGTTCCTCAGCAGCTACATGGAGCATTCGCTCTCGCTGCCCAAGCCGAGCTACGACCTGTGGGAGGAGCGCTACGGCATCTGGACGTATACGGCGGCGTCGGTGTACGGCGGCCTGATGGCCGCGTCGTTCTTCACCGACTTGTTCGGCGACTACGAGCGCAGCGACCACTACAAGCGGACGGCCGAGGAGGTCAAGCAGGGCATCCTGACGCAGCTGTGGGACGAGGCGAGCGGCCGGTTCGCGCGCGGTCTCGTGCAAAAGGACGGCGGCTGGGTCAAGGACATGACGCTCGAGAGCAGCCTGTTCGCGGTGCTCGAGTTCGGCGTGCTGCCGGCGGACGACGAGCGCGTCGTGCGCACGATGACGGCCATCCGCGACGGCCTGGCCGTGCGCACCGACGTCGGCGGCATCGCCCGCTATACGAACGACTACTACTTCCAGCAGTCCGGCGAAATCGACCGCGTGCCGGGCAACCCGTGGATCATCTGCACGCTGTGGGTGGCGAACTTCGAGATCGACTCGGCGCGCTCGCTCGCCGATCTGGAGGCGCCGAAGCGGACGCTCGAGTGGGTCGTGCGGACGGCGCTCGAGAGCGGTGTCCTGCCGGAGCAGCTCAATCCGCATGACGGTACGCCGCTCTCCGTCGCTCCGCTCACCTGGTCGCATGCGACGTTCGTGCAGAGCGTCAGCAAATATGCGGCCAAATACAAGGAACTGCTTTGA
- the glgB gene encoding 1,4-alpha-glucan branching protein GlgB, translated as MPTLKPKQTVHADPAVLDDSSADRDQPAIIDPPAESKPSAKPKKSSKPKASAKAKQDKSLLKDVYLFNRGENDFAYRTFGAHSKLEDRRRGVRFTVWAPNAREVGVAGDFNGWNGEHHRMEPIDSTGVWSLFIPGLKAGDLYKYEIVAADGRKLLKADPFAFASELRPNTASIVADLSGYKWKDDEWQQRKQTTAPYDQPMLVYEMHLGTWKIKAPEVFHSYDEIGGEILDYVVRMGYTHIELMPLAEHPLDKSWGYQITGYFAPTARYGSAKSLMKFIDRCHRKGIGVILDWVPAHFVKDEQGLRQFDGTPIYESADPSLAEKPLWGTNAFDYGRTEVQSFLVSNALYWMDLFHVDGLRVDAVASMRDLTMDKPPELQARNKYGGTRHLEADAFLQKLNKAVFRYFPNTLMIAEDSSPEPGVTTPVHDGGLGFNFKWSMGWMNDMLRYMQLDPSQRHQRHDWLTFAMMYHYTENFILPLSHDEVVHGKKSLLNKMPGSYEEKFANLRLFYGFWMAHPGKKLLFMGGEFGQFDEWKDSESLDWMVLEHDSHRSMQQYVRKLNGLYRKLPQLWEQDYDPAGFEWIDVNNAEQSIVSFIRRSKDGSYAVAVANFSSRRYEEYRVGVPDKGRFKLLLHSDDARLGGASAELPTFLSSQPAPMHGREYSLTLHLPPLSFQLLEHQPRGTH; from the coding sequence ATGCCTACACTCAAGCCCAAGCAGACCGTCCATGCCGATCCAGCTGTCCTAGACGATTCGTCCGCCGACAGGGATCAGCCCGCCATCATCGATCCGCCCGCCGAATCCAAGCCATCCGCCAAGCCGAAAAAATCCTCCAAGCCGAAGGCATCCGCCAAGGCCAAGCAAGACAAATCGCTCCTCAAGGACGTGTACTTGTTCAATCGCGGAGAGAACGACTTCGCCTACCGCACGTTCGGCGCGCACAGCAAGCTCGAGGACCGACGTCGAGGCGTGCGCTTCACCGTCTGGGCGCCGAACGCCCGCGAGGTCGGCGTGGCCGGCGACTTCAACGGCTGGAACGGCGAGCATCACCGCATGGAGCCGATCGATTCCACCGGCGTCTGGTCGCTGTTCATTCCCGGGCTCAAGGCCGGCGATCTGTACAAGTACGAGATCGTCGCCGCGGACGGCCGCAAGCTGCTCAAGGCCGATCCGTTCGCCTTCGCAAGCGAGCTGCGGCCGAATACCGCTTCGATCGTCGCCGATCTGTCCGGCTACAAGTGGAAGGACGACGAATGGCAGCAGCGGAAGCAGACGACGGCTCCGTACGATCAGCCGATGCTCGTTTACGAGATGCATCTGGGCACGTGGAAGATCAAGGCGCCGGAGGTGTTCCACAGCTACGACGAGATCGGCGGGGAGATCCTGGACTATGTCGTCCGCATGGGCTATACGCATATCGAGCTGATGCCGCTCGCCGAGCATCCGCTCGACAAGTCCTGGGGCTACCAGATCACCGGCTACTTCGCTCCGACGGCGCGCTACGGCTCAGCCAAAAGCCTCATGAAGTTCATCGACCGCTGCCACCGCAAGGGGATCGGCGTCATCCTCGACTGGGTGCCGGCCCATTTCGTCAAGGACGAGCAGGGGCTCCGCCAGTTCGACGGCACGCCGATCTACGAGAGCGCCGACCCGAGCCTCGCGGAGAAGCCGCTCTGGGGCACGAACGCCTTCGACTACGGGCGCACCGAGGTGCAGAGCTTCCTCGTCTCCAATGCCTTGTACTGGATGGACCTGTTCCATGTGGACGGCCTGCGCGTCGACGCGGTCGCGAGCATGCGCGACCTGACGATGGACAAGCCGCCGGAGCTGCAGGCGCGCAACAAATACGGGGGCACGCGCCATCTCGAGGCGGACGCTTTCCTCCAGAAGCTCAACAAGGCGGTGTTCCGCTACTTCCCGAATACGCTCATGATCGCCGAAGACAGCTCGCCCGAGCCGGGCGTCACGACCCCGGTCCACGACGGCGGGCTCGGGTTCAACTTCAAGTGGAGCATGGGCTGGATGAACGACATGCTCCGCTACATGCAGCTCGACCCGTCGCAGCGGCATCAGCGCCATGACTGGCTCACCTTCGCGATGATGTACCACTACACGGAGAACTTCATCCTCCCGCTGTCCCACGACGAGGTCGTGCACGGCAAGAAGTCGCTCCTGAACAAGATGCCGGGCAGCTACGAGGAGAAGTTCGCGAACCTGCGCCTGTTCTACGGATTCTGGATGGCGCATCCCGGCAAGAAGCTGCTGTTCATGGGAGGAGAATTCGGCCAGTTCGACGAATGGAAGGATAGCGAGTCGCTGGACTGGATGGTGCTGGAGCATGACTCCCATCGGTCGATGCAGCAGTATGTGCGCAAGCTGAACGGCCTGTACCGCAAGCTGCCGCAGCTGTGGGAGCAGGACTACGATCCGGCCGGCTTCGAATGGATCGACGTCAACAACGCCGAGCAGAGCATCGTCTCGTTCATCCGCAGGAGCAAGGACGGCAGCTACGCCGTCGCGGTCGCGAACTTCTCCAGCCGCCGCTACGAAGAGTACCGGGTCGGCGTGCCGGACAAGGGCAGGTTCAAGCTGCTCCTGCACAGCGACGACGCCCGGCTCGGCGGAGCCTCCGCAGAGCTTCCGACCTTCCTCTCCAGCCAGCCCGCTCCGATGCATGGCCGCGAGTACAGCCTCACCCTGCACTTGCCCCCGCTGTCCTTCCAGCTGCTTGAGCACCAGCCGAGGGGAACACACTGA